In one Capricornis sumatraensis isolate serow.1 chromosome 1, serow.2, whole genome shotgun sequence genomic region, the following are encoded:
- the LOC138091770 gene encoding astrocytic phosphoprotein PEA-15-like isoform X2 has protein sequence MAEYRTLLQDLTNNITLEDLEQLKSACKEDIPSEKNNLSCIEHIFEISHRPDLLTMVVDYRTCVLKISEEDELDTKLTHIPSAKKYKDIIRQPSEEEIIKLAPPPKKA, from the exons ATGGCCGAGTACAGGACCCTACTCCAGGACTTGACCAACAACATTACCCTTGAAGATCTGGAGCAGCTCAAGTCAGCCTGCAAGGAGGACATCCCCAGTGAGAAGA ACAACCTCTCTTGTATCGAGCACATCTTTGAGATCTCCCACCGTCCTGACCTCCTCACTATGGTGGTTGACTACAGAACCTGTGTTCTGAAGATCTCTGAGGAAGATGAGCTGGACACCAAGCTAACCCATATCCCCAGTGCCAAGAAGTACAAAGACATTATCCGGCAGCCCTCTGAGGAAGAGATCATCAAATTGGCTCCTCCACCGAAGAAAGCCTGa
- the LOC138091770 gene encoding astrocytic phosphoprotein PEA-15-like isoform X1, whose amino-acid sequence MAEYRTLLQDLTNNITLEDLEQLKSACKEDIPSEKSEEITTGSAWFSFLESHNKLDKDNLSCIEHIFEISHRPDLLTMVVDYRTCVLKISEEDELDTKLTHIPSAKKYKDIIRQPSEEEIIKLAPPPKKA is encoded by the coding sequence ATGGCCGAGTACAGGACCCTACTCCAGGACTTGACCAACAACATTACCCTTGAAGATCTGGAGCAGCTCAAGTCAGCCTGCAAGGAGGACATCCCCAGTGAGAAGAGTGAGGAGATCACTACTGGCAGTGCCTGGTTTAGCTTCCTGGAGAGCCACAATAAGCTGGACAAAGACAACCTCTCTTGTATCGAGCACATCTTTGAGATCTCCCACCGTCCTGACCTCCTCACTATGGTGGTTGACTACAGAACCTGTGTTCTGAAGATCTCTGAGGAAGATGAGCTGGACACCAAGCTAACCCATATCCCCAGTGCCAAGAAGTACAAAGACATTATCCGGCAGCCCTCTGAGGAAGAGATCATCAAATTGGCTCCTCCACCGAAGAAAGCCTGa